The Xyrauchen texanus isolate HMW12.3.18 chromosome 25, RBS_HiC_50CHRs, whole genome shotgun sequence genome includes the window ctgtctgtctgcactggtctcagaacagttataggagagctataggatgctcccttgctccctatttagtgcatgacttaacctccagtgtgctgtctgtctgcactggtctcagaacagttataggagagctataggatgctcccttgctccctatttagtgcatgacttaacctccagtgtgctgtctgtctgcactggtctcagaacagttatagtgagctataggatgctcccttgctccctatttagtgcatgacttaacctccagtgtgctgtctgtctgcactggtctcagaacagttataggagagctataggatgctcccttgctccctatttagtgcatgacttaacctccagtgtgctgtctgtctgcactggtctcagaacagttataggagagctataggatgctcccttgctccctatttagtgcatgacttaacctccagtgtgctgtctgtctgcactggtctcagaacagttatagagagctataggatgctcccttgctccctatttagtgcatgacttaacctccagtgtgctgtctgtctgcactggtctcagaacagttataggagagctataggatgctcccttgctccctatttagtgcatgacttaacctccagtgtgctgtctgtctgcactggtctcagaacagttataggagagatataggatgctcccttgctccctatttagtgcatgacttaacctccagtgtgctgtctgtctgcactggtctcagaacagtttgaaatgcatcttatgttCATCATAacttcatataaagcctctgaaagacacatttatcagtttttacATGAATAcattaattctcaatgtgataatgacagtaaatataagaatgtgtttattaatgttaatgaatagaaccgtattgtgcAGTGataacacaataaaatataactaaatatacattaaaatgaagtgaaatgacccacagatgtgttaagagttgaaagttatttaaaatagtGACTTTAAAACGGTTTTTAACTTTTgtgggaataatgtcccaaaatccacatatgtggacatcatgtttatcagagTGCTGACACGCGAAATATGAGCagattttttaaagcggcatatcaaatgaaactagagactctcctctttacaaccaaacaggttatAATGACAACACGTAAAGAGATTTCTTAACAGAgccacttttgttggcgctgcagCCTGTAGAAGCCCTTCACAGAAAACGACGGCATTCTGTTGTATCACGTGACTCGACTAGAGTGTTACGAACCGTATTTAGTCGGTTTAAATTAAAGTTGAGCATTCAAAAACAACGGCATTGTGCCATCAATGAGGTCAACCCTTATTTTTATCTGAACGTGATTGCAAATgagatctgttcctcacacaaagctgtcatgTGACTCCAGAGGCCTctgaatatagcgcacaagtcgtATGGACGACTTTTATTTGCTATTTGTTTCTTGACAGTCGTGGTCACTATTAACTGCCGTTGTATGAAAAacagcagcgtgaacattctgctgACTATCTGAAGAAAgaccaggtttggaacaacacgagtgtgagtaaatgatgacatcattttccttcATTAATACAGGGTGAAAGTTAAACCTCTGCTTCAGGAGCTCAGCTGCTCTCTTCACACTCATGACCTCACTCAGAGATCCACCAGGGTCAAAGGTCATGGGCTCCGGGGTCACACAAACAGGGGACCCAATCAGCTCTAAGTATCCGGCGGTGTTCTCTCCTCGTAGCGGTGCATTCTGGGGGATGTAGTTCCATGTGGGAAACAGCATGAGTCTCCCCAACCAGAGAGGAGACGATTTCAACATCTGGAGGAATAATGAAGAACTACACGTAAATCCTGTAATGCATATAATGAAACTACGACTTCTCCCACGCAAGGGTAAAATTGTAGTTTGAAATAACACACAATTATGTGGAGTAGCATTTTGGATCAATTGGATTTAACTTCCTGTCTACTGACCTCACATGGAACGCTCTCTCCAGCGTCTCTGACCCGCCAGACCCCGTCACTCGCCCCGACGTCCCGCCCATCACACAGATAGCCAATAAGAAGGAGGTTGTCACGTGGCAGTGCTCTGTGATTGGGCAGGGCTTGCTCCGCCCTCCTGGCTTGCTCCCGGTAGTGGGCGGAGCTCCAGCTGAGGCTGCTGCAGCATGCGGTGCGCTGCTCACGTGTCAACTCTGACACCGACAGAAACCTGACAGAATCCACACACGATGACGGGGTTAGGACTGGAATACTAGCACACAGTATACACTACAGCTGTTTGgtaaaaacacaaatgcaaacacataATCTTGAATAGACTCGGAGTATAACATCTTTCAGACTGACCTGTAGCTGAGTGGTAGAGACGTGTCGTCTGAACTCACAGATCTCTGAATCTTCGACAGTACAGCGAGGGTTAACTGcaccacagacagactgagaGACGAGCTGATGAGAGGATACAGCTGCTGTCTCACACCCTCAAACACATCACACAGCCAGCGCTCATCCTGATGGGACATCAAACACGTGACATCATCATCACACAGACAGAACACATGAAGCGCTGATATCAACATGTGTAACAATCtgaatattatttatactgttcTGGGGTTTTTCTGTACGTTTATATCTCATATAAAATTATGACTTAATCGAATATTTTTTAATCTAATAATTTAGATGTTTTTGTCTCATAATTTAGATGTTTTTGTCTcataattttgatttttttttttaatcacaaatatatattttttttttaatctcataatttagatttttttatcaacatttatttttcataatctcataatttttattttttttatctaaaaatatagatttttttataatctCATAATTTAATATCTTTccaccattttgtttttttatctcaaaatttagatttttataatctcataattttgtatttttttatctaaaaaataTTATAGGCAgacagatatatcggttttacagattaatcagtgctgattgtttgttttattcctccGTGTTCCTTTGATAATTAAGTTTTTTAttgggcatgcaaagaaaaatgttgcTGTGTCTCAAAGCAAAGGcgccgtcatttcaaaataagagtcccttttgtgtttcaggcttgtttattgCTAAAGTTTTTGCACTTAATCTACTTTTTCCTGATTATTAttggttgaaaaataaactacaCCCAGGATTGTATTAATTTTGTACTCTGGTGCCAACAAAGAAAATATTGTAACATTCTATgcatcgattttaaaaactatcagccgattaatcggttatctgcattTTACACCATCTTAGTTATCGGTGTTGGTAAAatcactatcggtcgacctctaatgtaTACATACACTATATAGAGAAATAAAGAACAATTATTTTGCTGATTACTGATAGTTGCAAAAATAACTATTGtcaccgattaatcagtaaaaccgatatatcggtcgacctctaattttgttaatatatatttaaaaattggaCATGGGAAGTGCAACTATAAATGTTTGATAAACAACAAACCTGTTGCTTTCAAATAATTGAATATTCATTCAACCACATATTCATGATAGTTTTgggtctttatttaaaaaactatcaggcaattaatcggttatcgccTTTTCCACCatcttagttattggtatcggtGAAAcccactatcagtcgacctctaatatatatatatatatatatatagaggaaCATGGAGAAATAAAGAACAATTATTTTTGCCGATAGCAACTATTGGCAcaaattaatcggtaaaaccgatatattggttggCCTCTAATTTTGTCtcttatatttttatacatttgagACATTAGGATGATGCAAACTTATTACCTCAGCTGTAATAGATATATTATTTAAACAGATATAAAATACAGGGAAATATATAGAGAACACAAATAGAAATCCAGAAACAGAAACATAGCTATTTACTTAAATACAGACCGATAGTATGTcctacagacagacacagaccaGATAAACAGAGAAATGAACACAGAGAGAcagattattaattaataataataatattaagagtAAAGTTGTTGTTGTACCGCTCTGCTGAGATCTTTAAAGTGCTTCAGAAACTCCTCCATCAACACACTTCCTCTCTGACCGTCTGACGTCATTATAATCACTGTTTGTAATGTTTACTCCACATCATTTCAcctttttatttctctttctaaaaaaatacaacttgcgCCAATTCTTCTTCTTCCGGTATTTTATTGACGGTTAAGAGGCGCTTTCCCGCCATCTAATGGACTGGGGTGTAACTGTTCCTACATTATGTTTATCGAGCTGTTGTTTTCAAATATATCTGTATTtttggcttaaaataaaatttaaaattaaaaaaacacacgAGCTACTTCAAGCAAACATGCTGAACTGTGGACAAAAGAACTGATTTTAAATATTCGTGTgtatttgttttctgttgttcAGTTTACAAACATTCGAATCAGGCCGTGGACTTCCCTCCACCAATCAGCGCCACGGATTCCTCCAATGGCGTCTGGTGATTGGACATGGCCAACTGTGACTGATCTCAAAATGAACCAATCATCCGCCGAGCCCATCCCGTTGTCCGCTCTGCGCATGACTAGAAGGCATCACGTGGGTGACGCAGCAGAATAGAGCAGAGTGAAGCGCGCGTTGGTCAGCGGAGATAAAGAAAAGGTTTGTACAagctaaaaactttatttttatcgTTTATATTAATCCATTTATCTGTACGTGGTAAAATAGTGTCATATGCACGATAATTGCATTAGCGTTTAGCTAGAATTCTCAGATTTCTGCTGATTTTGGTGAGACCGCGCGCGTTTGTTTAGTGTTGAACACCGGAGCACGCGCAGTTAAAGTGATTTTAACGGGGATTCGGTGCTGTAACGATACTGTGTGCCCGGTTTCACGCGTGCATTGGGTTAATTTCGTGTTCATAGATGATATTTTGAAAAGATGGGGGAAGGGCTGGACGTGGATTAGGCGGGAAGGAAAATGGAGGAATCTTTGTTCAACAAAAGACtgtaaaagtgcatttaaaagagTTCGAGCTCGCGCATTTCAGCACAGATCTCCATTATTCACGGATTTCGATgcaattcattcattttgaaaTCATTATCATGCGCAATCACTCATGCAATGtagatcatatattttatttgttcaaatGGTGGAAATATTTCTAGTTAAAATGTTCTCTTTAACCCTGAATTATATCTTCATTTTGTTCTTATCTCTGCACTTTTGTAAAAAAATGACTTGGTTTATTAATGactgaaaaagtcatggaaataaacGCGTGAGAATTATATACTAATGTATATGAGTAATTATTCaagtttatttgcttttttttatatgtatgtataaatggttgtgtgtgtgttcatgatatatgatgtgtgtgttcCCTTTACCAATCAATAAAGTTCTTGTATTTTCTAGTTGATCAACATGGTGAAAGGAGACGTTAATAAACCCAAAGGAAAGACATCTGCGTACGCTTACTTCGTCCAGACCTGTCGTGATGAACACAAGCGTAAAAGTCCAGAAGTTCCCATCAACTTCTCCGAGTTCTCCAAGAAATGCTCCGAGAGATGGAAGGTGAGAGCGTTCTATCATATCCATGGGACAAATGCACAATATTTAATGGTCGTAATACTATACGTGGAAATGCTCACCGGTTTGTCTCCTCTGCGCAGACTCTGACCGCTTCAGACAAGATCAGGTTTGAAGACATGGCCAAATCAGATAAAGTTCGTTACGACAAGGAGATGAAGACTTACGTGCCGCCCAAAGGTGTCGGTAAGACCGGAAGAAAGAAGAAAGACCCCAATGCTCCGAAACGACCCCCGTAAGTTCACACTCATGCACTCGAGACATGTTTAACCGAGCGAGTCTGTAAAACGAATGTCCTCATTCAGGTCACTTCAGAGAAGAGAAACGTCCCATAAGTTACTGGCATTCATCATTCTTTGCATTTCTGTAGATCTGCGTTCTTCGTCTTTTGCGCCGAGTATCGACCATCGGTGAAGAGCGAGCACCCCAATCTGTCCATCGGAGAGACCGCGAAGAAGTTGGGGGAGTTGTGGTCCAAGCAGAGCAGCAAAGACCGCATACCGTTCGAACAGAAGGCCATGAAACTGCGCGAGAAATATGAGAAGGTAaataccccacacacacacacgcacatatatattTGATGCTATGGGCGGGTCTAGACGTCTAACCGCTCTCTGGTTTGCAGGACGTTGCAGCGTATCGCGCAGGGGGCGGAGCTGCGGCAAAGAGGGGGCCGGGTCGACCCACTGTCTCCGCTAAAAAAGCCCAGgtagaagatgatgatgatgatgatgacgacgacgATGACATGGAGGATGAAGAGGAAGACGAGGAGG containing:
- the hmgb2b gene encoding high mobility group protein B2b, whose protein sequence is MVKGDVNKPKGKTSAYAYFVQTCRDEHKRKSPEVPINFSEFSKKCSERWKTLTASDKIRFEDMAKSDKVRYDKEMKTYVPPKGVGKTGRKKKDPNAPKRPPSAFFVFCAEYRPSVKSEHPNLSIGETAKKLGELWSKQSSKDRIPFEQKAMKLREKYEKDVAAYRAGGGAAAKRGPGRPTVSAKKAQVEDDDDDDDDDDDMEDEEEDEEEDDEDDE